Proteins encoded in a region of the Haloglomus salinum genome:
- a CDS encoding Rdx family protein, whose translation MAQVEIEYCAPRRLGGEATATRRVLADWLGQRHDVEVSCSPSAEDCFCVSVDGDRVWCTDPSGRIDPFEAVAAVRSQLA comes from the coding sequence ATGGCTCAGGTCGAAATCGAGTACTGTGCCCCGCGCCGCCTCGGCGGCGAGGCCACCGCGACCCGCCGGGTCCTCGCGGACTGGCTCGGCCAGCGACACGACGTCGAGGTCTCCTGTTCGCCCTCCGCCGAGGACTGCTTCTGCGTGAGCGTCGATGGCGACCGGGTCTGGTGTACGGACCCGTCCGGCCGCATCGACCCGTTCGAGGCGGTGGCGGCGGTCCGGTCGCAGCTGGCGTAG
- a CDS encoding bacterio-opsin activator domain-containing protein, protein MDDASRFRPGWADLAAAVPGGVGVHADGGFVHVSPELAAAVGIEADALVGEHWRSLFPSTEADRIETEAVPPARNGTDWTGEVSLDGGTPADLTLSTTERGALVWLVEAYPTRTDGWDGERAGGRDGPPADERQSPPGGGGVRPATGPGPADPSGPWSDPWEGRRFVENVVDALDDVLYVVDEDGTLVFWNEALRERFGYSEAELAALDPADFLVPAESDEVPEDPAAFVDVPDRHNVVNLVTKEGESIPHELHGSTYTDPETGARYRVGIGRDITGRLQRERALKRQRDELATLDGINEVLLATVRELVGTASQGGVERRVCERLVASDRYRFAWVGERELDGDQVVPRVTAGEGDGYLDSVTHTIDGDERGTSDEPVGAALRTGEIQVADAVAPDFEHRAVARERDFESVAAVPLRSEGTVYGVLVVYAAREGAFTPRERDGFDVLGRTVGTVIHAARSRELLFADAVVELEFRVDGGVLVPVAAEADCELELEGYVPSGEAWVVYCAVDGAPPDDVAAAAGADPRVERARTVTAADGGRVELLAGEASLLHAVEAAGATVRTVVAGPDGADLVIEAPVDADVRDLIGTVQETFPDLALVARRERDREVTTVGRPGGLLDALTGRQREALEAAYRAGYFAWPRESTAEEVAASLGLAAPTLHGHLRKAQRTILAALLDD, encoded by the coding sequence ATGGACGACGCGAGCCGATTCCGGCCCGGATGGGCCGACCTCGCGGCGGCGGTACCGGGTGGGGTTGGTGTCCACGCAGACGGGGGGTTCGTCCACGTCTCCCCGGAGCTGGCGGCGGCGGTCGGGATCGAGGCCGACGCCCTCGTCGGCGAGCACTGGCGGTCGCTGTTCCCGTCGACGGAGGCGGACCGCATCGAGACGGAGGCGGTCCCGCCGGCCCGGAACGGGACGGACTGGACCGGAGAGGTCAGCCTCGACGGCGGGACGCCGGCCGACCTGACGCTGTCGACGACCGAGCGGGGTGCTCTCGTGTGGCTGGTCGAGGCGTACCCGACGAGGACCGACGGCTGGGACGGGGAACGAGCCGGCGGCCGCGACGGCCCCCCGGCCGACGAGCGGCAGTCACCGCCGGGGGGTGGCGGGGTCCGGCCGGCCACCGGGCCCGGACCCGCCGACCCCTCCGGTCCCTGGAGCGACCCCTGGGAGGGGCGCCGGTTCGTCGAGAACGTCGTCGACGCGCTGGACGACGTGCTGTACGTGGTCGACGAGGACGGAACACTGGTCTTCTGGAACGAGGCGCTGCGCGAGCGGTTCGGCTACAGCGAGGCCGAGTTGGCGGCGCTCGACCCGGCGGACTTCCTGGTTCCTGCCGAGTCCGACGAGGTGCCCGAGGACCCGGCGGCGTTCGTCGACGTACCGGACCGACACAACGTGGTGAACCTCGTGACGAAGGAGGGTGAGTCCATCCCCCACGAGCTCCACGGGTCGACCTATACGGACCCGGAGACCGGAGCACGCTACCGGGTCGGTATCGGCCGGGACATCACCGGCCGGCTGCAGCGCGAGCGGGCGCTGAAGCGCCAGCGCGACGAACTGGCCACTCTCGACGGCATCAACGAGGTCCTGCTGGCGACCGTTCGGGAACTGGTCGGGACGGCCAGTCAGGGGGGCGTCGAGCGGCGGGTCTGCGAGCGGCTGGTGGCCTCGGACCGCTACCGGTTCGCCTGGGTCGGCGAGCGAGAACTCGACGGCGACCAGGTCGTCCCCCGCGTGACCGCCGGCGAGGGCGACGGCTACCTGGACTCGGTCACACACACCATCGACGGGGACGAGCGGGGGACGTCCGACGAACCGGTTGGCGCGGCGCTCCGGACCGGCGAGATACAGGTCGCCGACGCTGTCGCCCCCGATTTCGAGCACCGGGCGGTGGCACGCGAGCGGGACTTCGAGTCCGTGGCCGCCGTCCCGCTCCGCAGCGAGGGGACCGTCTACGGGGTACTCGTCGTCTACGCGGCCCGCGAGGGCGCGTTCACGCCCCGCGAGCGCGACGGCTTCGACGTGCTCGGACGGACCGTCGGGACCGTGATACATGCCGCCCGGAGCCGTGAACTCCTGTTCGCCGACGCCGTCGTCGAACTGGAGTTCCGGGTCGACGGCGGCGTGCTCGTCCCGGTCGCCGCCGAGGCGGACTGTGAACTGGAGCTGGAGGGGTACGTCCCGTCGGGCGAGGCGTGGGTGGTCTACTGCGCGGTCGACGGGGCGCCCCCCGACGACGTGGCCGCCGCCGCTGGGGCGGACCCTCGCGTCGAACGCGCCCGGACGGTCACCGCGGCTGACGGCGGCCGGGTCGAACTGCTCGCCGGGGAGGCGTCGCTGCTGCACGCGGTCGAGGCCGCCGGGGCGACCGTCCGGACGGTCGTCGCGGGCCCCGACGGCGCCGACCTCGTCATCGAGGCGCCGGTCGACGCCGACGTGCGCGACCTGATCGGGACCGTCCAGGAGACGTTTCCGGACCTGGCCCTCGTCGCACGCCGGGAGCGCGACCGCGAGGTGACCACCGTCGGCCGCCCCGGCGGCCTGCTCGACGCGCTCACCGGCCGACAGCGGGAGGCACTGGAGGCGGCCTACCGCGCGGGCTACTTCGCGTGGCCGCGCGAGAGTACCGCCGAGGAGGTCGCGGCGTCGCTCGGCCTCGCCGCGCCGACGCTCCACGGGCACCTCCGGAAGGCCCAGCGGACCATCCTGGCCGCGCTGCTGGACGACTGA
- a CDS encoding PfkB family carbohydrate kinase produces the protein MTELVTFGETGLRLSATPGERLETADRLRVRAAGPESNAAVAARRTGVAATWLSRLPDTPLGHRVADELRGYDLDVVVEWVDPGAEADRVGLTFEERAGPPRGDAAVTDHAGAAMAGVSMDDVPVARVEAADIAYTTGATPALSPRAATATARYLKAASDGGAVTALDIAYRPDRWDGPDAARETLTEFFPAVDVLLTSEADAEAVLDEDAQPAAAANALAAAHGFDTVVVHGARGATALHDGTVYEVDAVKAETRDDAGAADAFAGAFCAELAAADDVEVALRTGVVTAALARTIEGSVPAVRRDEVDRLLATLDD, from the coding sequence ATGACCGAACTCGTGACCTTCGGAGAGACCGGGCTCCGGCTCTCCGCGACCCCCGGCGAGCGGCTCGAGACGGCCGACCGGCTCCGGGTACGGGCGGCCGGCCCGGAGAGCAACGCGGCGGTGGCCGCCCGCCGGACCGGGGTGGCGGCGACGTGGTTATCGCGGCTGCCCGACACGCCGCTGGGGCACCGCGTGGCCGACGAACTCCGGGGATACGACCTCGATGTCGTCGTCGAGTGGGTCGACCCGGGCGCCGAGGCCGACCGCGTGGGACTGACCTTCGAGGAGCGTGCGGGCCCGCCCCGCGGTGATGCGGCGGTCACCGACCACGCGGGCGCGGCGATGGCGGGTGTCTCGATGGACGACGTGCCGGTCGCGCGCGTCGAGGCCGCGGATATCGCGTACACGACCGGCGCGACGCCGGCGCTCTCCCCGCGCGCCGCGACCGCGACCGCGCGCTACCTGAAGGCCGCGAGCGACGGGGGCGCGGTCACTGCCCTCGATATCGCCTACCGGCCCGACCGCTGGGACGGGCCGGACGCGGCCCGCGAGACGCTGACCGAGTTCTTCCCGGCCGTGGACGTGCTCCTGACCAGCGAGGCGGACGCCGAGGCGGTGCTGGACGAGGATGCCCAGCCCGCGGCCGCGGCGAACGCGCTCGCGGCTGCGCACGGCTTCGATACCGTCGTCGTCCACGGCGCGCGCGGGGCGACCGCGCTCCACGACGGGACCGTCTACGAGGTCGACGCCGTCAAGGCGGAGACCCGCGACGATGCCGGTGCCGCCGACGCGTTCGCGGGGGCCTTCTGTGCGGAGCTGGCCGCGGCCGACGACGTGGAGGTGGCACTCCGGACGGGCGTCGTGACGGCCGCGCTCGCCCGAACCATCGAGGGGAGCGTGCCGGCGGTCCGCCGCGACGAAGTCGACCGGCTTCTGGCGACGCTCGACGACTGA
- a CDS encoding lipoate--protein ligase family protein produces MSITDADWRLIREEVVGGASAMAHDEIAARTAAEEGIGTVRLYQWLPSCLSLGYQQDSDTVDWEFCASNGIDVVRRPTGGGGIYHDTHGDIAYSIIAPADVVPGNLEATYELFCEPLFAAFEELGVPATFAEEPAESLYEPSCYLRGIDPAHDIVVDGKKLAGNAQYRTRDAVVQHGSISFEVGAERHLSCFTDPPVGAETFRERVAGLNESANTERDTPVDSQHVGMMDSLNLERDRAVRTIEDSLAAWCGIERDEFVDDEWTDTEREAARDLADAKYRSEAWTRDREDPTDD; encoded by the coding sequence ATGAGCATCACGGACGCCGACTGGCGACTCATCCGCGAGGAGGTCGTCGGCGGGGCGAGCGCGATGGCCCACGACGAAATCGCCGCACGGACCGCGGCCGAGGAGGGTATCGGGACGGTCCGGCTCTACCAGTGGCTCCCGTCCTGTCTCTCGCTGGGCTACCAGCAGGACTCCGACACCGTGGACTGGGAGTTCTGCGCGTCGAACGGTATCGACGTGGTCCGGCGGCCGACGGGCGGCGGCGGCATCTACCACGACACCCACGGCGACATCGCCTACTCCATCATCGCGCCGGCGGACGTGGTGCCGGGGAACCTGGAGGCAACGTACGAGCTGTTCTGCGAGCCGCTGTTCGCCGCGTTCGAGGAGCTGGGCGTGCCAGCGACGTTCGCCGAGGAACCCGCCGAATCGCTGTACGAGCCGTCCTGTTACCTCCGGGGCATCGACCCCGCACACGATATCGTGGTGGACGGCAAGAAACTCGCGGGCAACGCCCAGTACCGTACCCGTGACGCGGTGGTCCAGCACGGCTCCATCAGTTTCGAGGTGGGCGCCGAGCGCCATCTCTCCTGTTTCACGGACCCGCCGGTCGGCGCCGAGACGTTCCGCGAGCGCGTGGCCGGACTGAACGAGAGCGCGAACACGGAGCGGGACACGCCGGTCGACTCCCAGCACGTCGGGATGATGGACAGCCTCAATCTCGAGCGTGACCGCGCGGTCCGGACCATCGAGGACAGCCTCGCGGCGTGGTGTGGCATCGAGCGCGACGAGTTCGTCGACGACGAGTGGACCGACACCGAGCGCGAGGCCGCCCGCGACCTCGCCGACGCGAAGTACCGCAGCGAGGCCTGGACCCGGGACCGCGAGGACCCGACGGACGATTGA
- a CDS encoding alpha/beta fold hydrolase: MQSTHSPDGTDIVYERHGDGQPLLLLHGGMAPRDYWMPAIPHFDEYAAVVPQRPGFGTCLDDASETGPGEVLDREARYVRELAAAVDGDPILLGHSFGALTAVEAATDADVAAVLAYEPAVLPEDYRRTADLSARMQSLLDEGKRQEAVKRYVEQVLHPDGIDDLDAWLSAWPVWPGCVDLAEEVVRMNRAVEQYRLPDRLAAEAPVLVMSGTDGPDFLRESARAVHDALPHSRFVEFDGVSHSGPSEAPALVAAEVEAFLRS; encoded by the coding sequence ATGCAGTCGACTCACTCCCCTGATGGTACCGACATCGTCTACGAACGGCACGGCGACGGACAGCCGCTCCTCCTCCTTCACGGTGGGATGGCTCCACGCGACTACTGGATGCCGGCCATCCCCCACTTCGACGAGTACGCCGCCGTCGTCCCCCAGCGCCCGGGCTTCGGCACGTGTCTCGACGATGCCTCGGAGACCGGCCCTGGCGAGGTACTGGACCGCGAGGCACGGTACGTTCGCGAACTGGCCGCCGCGGTCGACGGTGACCCGATTCTCCTCGGGCACTCGTTCGGCGCACTCACCGCGGTCGAGGCCGCGACCGACGCGGACGTCGCCGCCGTCCTCGCGTACGAGCCGGCGGTACTCCCCGAGGACTACCGCCGGACGGCGGACCTCTCGGCCCGGATGCAGTCGCTGCTCGACGAGGGGAAACGCCAGGAGGCCGTGAAACGCTACGTCGAGCAGGTCCTCCATCCGGACGGTATCGACGACCTCGACGCCTGGCTGTCGGCGTGGCCCGTCTGGCCGGGCTGTGTGGACCTCGCCGAGGAGGTCGTCCGGATGAACCGCGCCGTCGAGCAGTACCGGCTTCCCGACCGACTCGCGGCCGAGGCGCCCGTGCTCGTCATGTCCGGAACTGACGGCCCGGATTTCCTTCGGGAGAGCGCCCGCGCCGTTCACGACGCGCTCCCGCACAGCCGCTTCGTCGAGTTCGACGGCGTCAGCCACAGCGGCCCCTCGGAGGCCCCGGCCCTGGTCGCCGCCGAGGTCGAGGCCTTCCTCCGCAGCTAG
- a CDS encoding RNA-binding protein, which translates to MDVKSRHHLRGDEIDEIVDHIADRLGVTVEGDAWEDVEFVDDDRRVVLVDGEPAVAFYDGEPFLTVQGANQFPPESRIVTVDAGAVSFVSDGANVMRPGIVEADDAIDPGDLVVIAEETHGKVLAVGRADVPGDEMVGESGKVVDSLHHVGDDLFEFSV; encoded by the coding sequence ATGGACGTGAAGTCGCGCCACCATCTCCGGGGTGACGAGATCGACGAGATCGTCGACCACATCGCGGACCGCCTCGGCGTCACCGTCGAGGGCGACGCCTGGGAGGACGTGGAGTTCGTCGACGACGACCGTCGGGTCGTGCTCGTCGACGGGGAGCCGGCGGTCGCCTTCTACGACGGGGAACCGTTCCTGACCGTGCAGGGTGCCAACCAGTTCCCGCCCGAATCCCGCATCGTCACCGTCGACGCGGGCGCCGTCTCCTTCGTCTCCGACGGCGCGAACGTGATGCGCCCCGGCATCGTCGAGGCCGACGACGCCATCGACCCCGGCGACCTCGTGGTCATCGCCGAGGAGACCCACGGGAAGGTGCTGGCGGTCGGCCGGGCCGACGTGCCCGGCGACGAGATGGTCGGCGAGTCGGGGAAGGTGGTCGACTCGCTCCACCACGTCGGCGACGACCTGTTCGAGTTCTCGGTCTGA
- a CDS encoding wax ester/triacylglycerol synthase family O-acyltransferase, whose translation MSDEREPLSGPDNAWLQMGQATNLTNITGMLVFEERVTYEELVERLDERLLRFDRFRQRVHGGHRRFRRPEWAFSPGLDIETHVTHVALPEPQDKAALERFVGGLMSRPLDEDRPLWEAFLVEGVGDGNAAIFRINHSVADGFALLSVMLGLVDDPSAVEFPFDGIEAVVEADEAADGDGPGAPRSGTGADADTEGGDSGAAGLLARARSRVSAAGTAARAVGVAVDLLTRPDEPETSLRGELRTAKRAAWTDAIDIDLVKALGEEHDATVNDVMLAATAGAFRRLLIERGEDIEDLELRSSVPVNLKPMPERTESLGNYFGLIFLPIPVHTADFGERIAIVHERMDRERAMIEGVLVYLLFEFVGRAPGVVQDWVLDQFEDAATGVVTNVPGPMNTLEFAGSEVSDVLVWAPEANDQGLSLSIFSYDGSIRVGVAADAGLLDEPSRLADALEEELAERAADLE comes from the coding sequence ATGAGCGACGAGCGCGAGCCCCTGTCGGGGCCGGACAACGCCTGGCTCCAGATGGGGCAGGCGACGAACCTGACCAACATCACGGGGATGCTCGTCTTCGAGGAGCGGGTGACCTACGAGGAACTCGTCGAACGCCTCGACGAGCGACTCCTCCGGTTCGACCGGTTCCGCCAGCGGGTCCACGGTGGCCACCGCCGGTTCCGGCGGCCGGAGTGGGCGTTCTCTCCGGGCCTCGACATCGAGACGCACGTCACGCACGTCGCACTGCCCGAACCACAGGACAAGGCCGCCCTCGAACGGTTCGTCGGCGGACTGATGAGTCGCCCGCTCGACGAGGACCGCCCGCTCTGGGAGGCGTTCCTCGTCGAGGGCGTTGGCGACGGGAACGCCGCCATCTTCCGCATCAACCACTCCGTCGCCGACGGCTTCGCCCTGCTCTCGGTGATGCTGGGGCTGGTCGATGACCCGAGTGCCGTCGAGTTCCCCTTCGATGGCATCGAGGCGGTCGTCGAGGCGGACGAGGCGGCCGACGGGGACGGACCCGGGGCGCCCCGGTCGGGTACCGGCGCCGATGCTGACACCGAGGGCGGTGACAGTGGCGCCGCCGGACTCCTCGCCCGCGCCCGGTCGAGGGTGAGCGCAGCCGGGACCGCCGCGCGCGCGGTCGGGGTCGCGGTCGACCTGCTGACCCGCCCCGACGAACCGGAGACCTCGCTCCGCGGGGAGCTGCGGACCGCCAAACGGGCGGCCTGGACCGACGCCATCGATATCGATCTGGTGAAGGCCCTCGGCGAGGAGCACGATGCCACCGTCAACGACGTGATGCTGGCGGCGACGGCGGGCGCGTTCCGTCGCCTCCTCATCGAGCGGGGCGAGGATATCGAGGACCTCGAACTCCGGAGTTCGGTGCCGGTGAACCTCAAGCCGATGCCCGAGCGGACGGAGTCACTGGGCAACTACTTCGGGCTCATCTTCCTGCCCATCCCGGTCCACACCGCCGACTTCGGCGAGCGCATCGCCATCGTCCACGAGCGGATGGACCGCGAGCGCGCGATGATAGAGGGTGTGCTGGTCTACCTCCTGTTCGAGTTCGTCGGCCGGGCTCCCGGCGTCGTGCAGGACTGGGTGCTCGACCAGTTCGAGGACGCCGCCACTGGCGTCGTCACCAACGTCCCGGGACCGATGAACACGCTCGAGTTCGCCGGGAGCGAGGTGTCCGACGTGCTGGTCTGGGCGCCCGAGGCGAACGACCAGGGGCTGTCGCTCTCCATCTTCAGTTACGACGGCAGCATCCGGGTCGGCGTGGCCGCCGACGCCGGGCTGCTGGACGAGCCCTCGCGACTGGCGGACGCGCTCGAGGAGGAACTCGCCGAGCGGGCGGCCGATCTGGAGTGA
- a CDS encoding helix-turn-helix domain-containing protein: MGFVAEFDIHCEALPLTDVAAAVSDATLVLELQFNHGARPLFLLTTRGGSRPAIEAALSDAYDVEEWTLVGVAGDTRRYQVVPALSLEEQLGAHIDDLDGLEALATADAIIERIEARPTGWRQAGWFADRESFGAFSSFWQRNAAFRLNRLTRDGEPEPPGDGLTDRQQEALRTAYERGYFDIPRGASLEAVAAELDITAASLSERLRRAQTQLIEETLATTWPPLPD; this comes from the coding sequence ATGGGGTTCGTCGCGGAGTTCGACATCCACTGCGAGGCGCTCCCACTCACCGACGTCGCGGCGGCCGTGTCCGACGCGACCCTGGTGCTGGAGTTACAGTTCAATCACGGCGCGCGGCCGCTGTTCCTGCTGACCACGCGGGGTGGGAGTCGGCCGGCTATCGAGGCAGCCCTGAGTGACGCGTACGACGTGGAGGAGTGGACGCTGGTCGGCGTGGCCGGCGACACGCGGCGGTACCAGGTCGTCCCGGCGCTCAGCCTGGAGGAACAGCTCGGGGCACACATCGACGACCTGGACGGCCTCGAAGCACTGGCGACGGCCGACGCCATCATCGAACGGATCGAGGCCAGGCCCACGGGCTGGCGGCAGGCCGGCTGGTTCGCCGACCGGGAATCGTTCGGCGCGTTCTCGTCGTTCTGGCAGCGTAACGCGGCCTTCCGGCTGAACCGACTCACCCGGGACGGGGAGCCCGAGCCGCCCGGCGACGGGCTGACCGACCGGCAGCAGGAGGCGCTCCGGACGGCGTACGAACGCGGCTACTTCGACATCCCGCGGGGCGCGTCGCTCGAGGCGGTCGCGGCCGAACTCGACATCACCGCGGCCTCGCTCTCGGAGCGGTTGCGTCGCGCACAGACCCAGCTCATCGAGGAGACGCTGGCGACGACGTGGCCGCCCCTCCCAGACTGA
- a CDS encoding PGF-CTERM sorting domain-containing protein — protein sequence MNWKALVVAVSLVVSAVGAPMAVAATTSVADQQASGEVQSGTYVSFETADSAVVDYTVNGKTVVDRLSVQSASKAKSQSSGGLGVSVSGSVFAGAGLDIASTFSADASTTATVQSESGAEIVAHDNDRGIVVVKTNGESHVARFNTTSDSSAEQVSEKRAVVTKEDGTTATVIVAGDGNVTVSDSGNVTAQTAEDARVVYRQYEGERNNSEKKQERLIENGTAVAEVYVQAAGDAASDAGDDSDSTPTDTATATPTPTEAPSEEAEERSADVVRYSEDTTVEVTENAAGTFNATVERAESEGKVVIMSVSEAAFENAENAEVYVDGEAAVEASSYAEVENAADGGETSKYLVRSSSSAQASTDVVVGINHFSAREVSMQSQDADADTSEGSTATATATDASSGDGDDATESGGQPGFGAGIAVVALVGAALLARRQR from the coding sequence ATGAACTGGAAAGCACTCGTGGTCGCGGTCTCCCTGGTCGTCTCCGCCGTGGGGGCGCCGATGGCTGTTGCCGCGACGACGAGCGTGGCCGACCAGCAGGCGTCCGGCGAGGTGCAGAGCGGTACCTACGTCTCGTTCGAGACGGCCGACAGCGCGGTCGTGGACTACACGGTCAACGGGAAGACGGTCGTCGACCGGCTGAGCGTCCAGTCCGCGTCGAAGGCGAAATCTCAGTCCAGCGGCGGGCTCGGGGTCAGCGTCTCCGGCTCGGTCTTCGCCGGGGCGGGCCTCGACATCGCGAGCACGTTCAGCGCCGACGCCAGCACGACGGCGACGGTCCAGTCCGAGAGCGGCGCGGAGATCGTCGCTCACGACAACGACCGCGGTATCGTGGTCGTGAAGACGAACGGCGAGAGCCACGTCGCGCGGTTCAACACCACCAGTGACTCCAGTGCGGAGCAGGTGTCCGAGAAGCGCGCCGTCGTCACGAAGGAGGACGGCACCACCGCGACGGTCATCGTCGCCGGTGACGGTAACGTGACTGTCTCGGACAGCGGCAACGTCACGGCCCAGACTGCCGAGGACGCTCGGGTCGTCTACCGCCAGTACGAGGGCGAGCGCAACAACTCCGAGAAAAAGCAGGAGCGGCTGATCGAGAACGGTACCGCGGTCGCCGAGGTGTACGTCCAGGCCGCCGGTGACGCCGCGAGCGACGCTGGCGACGACAGCGACAGCACGCCGACGGACACCGCGACGGCGACCCCGACGCCGACCGAGGCGCCCAGCGAGGAGGCCGAGGAACGCAGCGCCGACGTGGTCCGGTACAGCGAGGACACGACGGTCGAGGTGACCGAGAACGCTGCCGGCACGTTCAACGCGACGGTCGAGCGGGCCGAGAGCGAAGGGAAGGTCGTCATCATGAGCGTCTCGGAGGCCGCCTTCGAGAACGCGGAGAACGCCGAGGTGTACGTCGACGGTGAGGCGGCGGTCGAGGCCTCCTCGTACGCCGAGGTCGAGAACGCCGCGGACGGCGGCGAGACCTCGAAGTACCTCGTCCGCTCCTCGAGCAGCGCGCAGGCCTCGACGGACGTGGTGGTCGGTATCAACCACTTCTCCGCCCGCGAGGTCTCGATGCAGTCGCAGGACGCGGATGCGGACACCAGCGAGGGGTCCACCGCGACCGCGACGGCGACCGACGCGAGCAGCGGCGACGGTGACGACGCGACCGAGAGCGGCGGGCAGCCCGGCTTCGGTGCCGGCATCGCCGTGGTCGCGCTCGTCGGTGCGGCCCTGCTCGCCCGCCGGCAGCGGTAG
- a CDS encoding type 1 glutamine amidotransferase: MSDDAADRLRLALLNASTSERATSQNFRRELDADLAEFQVNDGQFPRGYEFDGFVVTGSAVSVYWDSEAEWVDPISEWIREAVDRGLPALGICFGHQLLAHALGGEVADMGEYELGYREVERIDDGDPDPLFEGLDDSFLVFTTHSDTVAQVPPGAEVIAENDYGNHGFRLGHVVGVQAHPEYDQTMAEAVTLTKDLPDERIQRVLDGITDENYARACETKRLFDNFTDYARCVRDERVAAD; encoded by the coding sequence GTGAGCGACGACGCGGCGGACAGACTGCGACTGGCGCTGCTGAACGCCTCGACGAGCGAGCGGGCGACGAGTCAGAACTTCCGGCGGGAGCTGGACGCCGACCTCGCCGAGTTCCAGGTCAACGACGGCCAGTTCCCGCGGGGCTACGAGTTCGACGGGTTCGTCGTCACGGGCTCTGCGGTGTCGGTCTACTGGGACTCCGAGGCCGAGTGGGTCGACCCTATCTCGGAGTGGATTCGCGAGGCCGTCGACCGGGGGCTGCCCGCGCTCGGCATCTGCTTCGGCCACCAGCTGCTCGCCCACGCGCTGGGTGGCGAGGTGGCGGACATGGGCGAGTACGAACTCGGCTACCGCGAGGTGGAGCGCATCGACGACGGCGACCCGGACCCCCTGTTCGAGGGGCTGGACGACTCCTTTCTCGTGTTCACCACGCATTCGGATACGGTGGCCCAGGTGCCGCCGGGGGCCGAGGTCATCGCCGAGAACGACTACGGCAACCACGGCTTCCGGCTGGGCCACGTCGTTGGCGTGCAGGCCCACCCCGAGTACGACCAGACGATGGCCGAGGCGGTGACGCTGACGAAGGACCTGCCCGACGAGCGCATCCAGCGCGTGCTCGACGGTATCACCGACGAGAACTACGCCCGGGCGTGCGAGACGAAGCGCCTGTTCGACAACTTCACCGACTACGCGCGCTGCGTGCGCGACGAGCGGGTCGCCGCGGACTGA